The following coding sequences lie in one Metallumcola ferriviriculae genomic window:
- a CDS encoding aminotransferase class I/II-fold pyridoxal phosphate-dependent enzyme produces the protein MERLRPFSLERWFAQYEFTVDINLCASCASTINTGYLLNFGGDKAKEAYLSLSLDYIESNGGEELRCDIASQYCSVASEDVFVTTGASEAITILMLSEVNSGEEIVVQWPIYQSLYAIAESLGANIKRWCPSSQWQWDLKELERVLSAKVSMLIINSPHSPTGHCFMPEEMQEIANLAAKYNTRLVIDEVYRGISYDTDNNKPGADLSPGTVSIGDLTKPYGLGGLRVGWIASTERDLLRRCAQIRDYTTMCCAAPSEFLAGIALRNRERILFEKIMVSKRNIQAFAEMVERHSDIITWKRPLGGFTAFPFLKIDMDSEDFCRLLVEREDVLLLPGNVFGYPKNFRIGFGMDEETFNEGLKRLEVFLSFIREGQI, from the coding sequence TTGGAAAGATTAAGGCCGTTTAGTTTAGAACGCTGGTTCGCCCAATACGAATTTACTGTAGATATTAATCTATGTGCCAGTTGCGCCAGCACGATTAATACCGGATATCTACTGAATTTTGGTGGCGATAAGGCCAAAGAGGCGTATCTATCGTTATCATTAGATTATATCGAGAGTAATGGCGGGGAAGAATTACGGTGCGACATTGCATCCCAGTACTGCAGTGTTGCATCGGAAGACGTATTTGTGACCACTGGCGCTTCAGAAGCTATTACCATTTTAATGCTCTCGGAGGTAAACAGCGGCGAAGAAATTGTGGTACAGTGGCCGATATATCAGTCGCTCTACGCCATTGCTGAATCTCTAGGAGCAAATATAAAGAGATGGTGTCCCAGCAGCCAGTGGCAGTGGGATCTAAAGGAATTGGAAAGAGTACTGTCGGCGAAAGTATCTATGCTGATAATAAATTCACCGCACAGTCCTACAGGCCATTGTTTTATGCCGGAAGAAATGCAGGAAATTGCTAATTTAGCAGCAAAGTATAATACCAGGCTGGTTATTGACGAAGTATATCGAGGGATAAGCTATGATACTGATAACAATAAACCCGGTGCAGACTTATCTCCAGGTACTGTAAGCATTGGTGACCTGACAAAGCCCTATGGTTTAGGGGGGCTGCGGGTAGGCTGGATTGCGTCTACCGAACGTGATTTGCTGCGAAGATGTGCCCAAATACGTGATTATACTACTATGTGCTGCGCGGCCCCTAGCGAATTTTTAGCGGGCATTGCATTGCGCAACCGAGAAAGAATTCTTTTTGAAAAAATCATGGTTTCAAAAAGAAACATTCAAGCTTTTGCTGAGATGGTGGAACGTCATTCGGATATAATTACCTGGAAAAGGCCTCTGGGTGGTTTTACTGCCTTTCCTTTTCTTAAGATTGATATGGATTCCGAAGATTTTTGTCGCTTATTAGTGGAGCGAGAAGATGTGTTACTTTTACCCGGTAATGTTTTTGGTTACCCCAAGAACTTTCGGATAGGGTTTGGCATGGACGAAGAGACATTTAATGAAGGGTTAAAGCGGCTGGAAGTTTTCCTCAGTTTTATACGGGAGGGTCAGATTTGA
- a CDS encoding HD domain-containing protein, with protein MNRLSKIQDLLLKYIYEQTESGIERSYPLSWEIVHIASAPQFAQLLAEKRGSDPELAAIATAVHDFGRVVTGIQENHAEAGYIPLKEWLHQTGIFNEKEIEIIARASKNHSSKEEVGTAVEEIVKDSDIVDCYLHGHPITKENHRRRLAKVKKELHLP; from the coding sequence ATGAATAGATTGTCTAAAATTCAGGATTTACTTCTAAAATATATTTATGAGCAAACAGAAAGCGGTATAGAGAGGTCATACCCGCTTAGTTGGGAAATCGTACATATAGCCAGTGCGCCCCAATTTGCTCAACTCCTAGCGGAAAAAAGAGGGTCCGACCCGGAGCTGGCTGCCATTGCCACTGCTGTTCATGACTTTGGTCGAGTTGTAACCGGCATACAAGAAAACCATGCTGAAGCTGGATATATTCCCCTAAAAGAATGGCTGCATCAAACCGGTATCTTCAATGAAAAAGAAATTGAAATAATCGCCCGGGCAAGTAAGAATCATAGCAGCAAAGAGGAAGTGGGCACCGCAGTCGAAGAAATAGTCAAGGATAGTGATATCGTGGACTGCTACCTGCATGGACACCCTATTACCAAGGAGAACCACCGCCGAAGGTTAGCTAAGGTGAAGAAAGAATTACATTTACCTTAA
- a CDS encoding acetyl-CoA hydrolase/transferase family protein: protein MNKPTNRTSRQEAKAFVKWPRPLSAQSASESYRKKLVSPEEAVTVIKSADRVALAMGCGEPPALLTALYQRHNQVEDVILDQMLPFRKAEYLNAECAPHIRHNSWFTSGHNRQGINEGWSDYTPGYFHEYPKYFEKYVAVDVFMGTVSPMDDQGYFSFGVSVDYTSTAAAEAKIVILEVNETMPRTHGNSLIHISEVDFVIEHNYPIPELPNAPLTEKDIKIGQLVAERIEDASTIQLGIGAMPNAVGKALVVKKNLGIHSEMLTDGMVYLVESGAVTNRKKTIHQGKIIGTFAGGSRRLYDFLDHNPDVEMHPVSYVNDPYVIGQNYKMVSINATIEVDLFGQCASESIGTYHFSGTGGQTDFARGCVRSPGGKGFIVLHSTAKGGAVSKIVSTLKPGAIVTTTKNDVDHVVTEYGVAALRGKSAQQRAVALINIAHPDYREELTFQAKKINLI from the coding sequence ATGAATAAACCAACCAATCGAACCAGCAGACAAGAGGCTAAAGCATTTGTTAAATGGCCCCGACCCCTATCAGCACAGTCAGCCAGTGAGTCCTATCGTAAGAAGTTAGTTTCTCCAGAAGAGGCCGTTACAGTGATCAAATCGGCTGATCGAGTTGCCTTAGCTATGGGTTGTGGAGAACCGCCGGCTTTGCTAACCGCTTTGTACCAGCGGCATAATCAAGTTGAAGATGTCATACTTGACCAAATGCTGCCATTTAGAAAGGCCGAGTATTTGAATGCGGAATGTGCACCACATATACGGCATAATTCTTGGTTCACCAGCGGTCATAACCGACAAGGGATTAATGAAGGTTGGTCGGACTATACACCTGGCTATTTTCATGAGTATCCTAAGTACTTCGAAAAATATGTCGCCGTAGATGTTTTTATGGGTACAGTATCACCTATGGATGATCAAGGTTATTTCAGCTTTGGGGTATCGGTGGATTATACCAGTACTGCAGCTGCCGAGGCAAAAATTGTTATTCTTGAAGTAAATGAGACAATGCCTCGGACCCACGGCAACAGTCTTATTCACATTTCGGAAGTGGACTTTGTTATTGAACATAATTACCCTATTCCGGAATTGCCCAATGCGCCTCTAACGGAAAAAGATATTAAAATAGGCCAGCTCGTTGCTGAAAGAATTGAGGATGCTTCCACTATTCAGTTGGGTATTGGTGCCATGCCCAATGCAGTGGGTAAGGCATTGGTAGTGAAAAAGAATTTGGGTATTCATTCAGAGATGCTAACGGATGGAATGGTGTATCTGGTGGAAAGCGGGGCGGTTACTAACCGCAAGAAAACTATTCATCAGGGTAAAATCATCGGCACCTTTGCTGGAGGGTCTAGGCGACTTTACGATTTTCTTGACCATAACCCTGATGTAGAAATGCATCCGGTATCCTATGTTAATGACCCCTATGTTATCGGTCAAAATTATAAGATGGTATCTATTAATGCAACCATCGAGGTGGACTTATTTGGTCAATGTGCATCAGAAAGCATCGGTACTTACCACTTTAGCGGTACCGGTGGACAGACGGACTTTGCCAGGGGTTGTGTCCGCTCGCCGGGAGGCAAGGGATTTATCGTTTTGCATTCAACCGCTAAAGGCGGAGCTGTTTCCAAGATTGTCTCCACATTAAAACCGGGAGCTATTGTCACTACTACTAAGAATGATGTGGACCATGTGGTAACTGAATATGGGGTAGCCGCACTTCGGGGCAAATCGGCCCAGCAGCGTGCTGTGGCCTTGATAAACATTGCTCATCCCGATTATCGCGAAGAATTAACATTTCAAGCTAAGAAAATAAATTTAATATAA
- a CDS encoding electron transfer flavoprotein subunit beta/FixA family protein yields MNIIVCLKQTFDTEAKIELKDGEIATQGIKHIINPYDEFAVEEALKIKEAQGGEVTVISVGDDQAQEALRQALAMGADKAVLVKNPQGDEYAVAKVLAEAVAGMEYDLILGGHVAIDDGSGQVATRLAQELDLPQVNVVTKLELKDGQAECTREIEGGSEIVETPLPAVVTCQKGLNEPRYPSLKGIMQAKKKELKQVTPEELGVEVEKQVEILEIFLPPKKEAGKIIEGEAEEAGKELVRLLKEEAKVI; encoded by the coding sequence ATGAACATCATAGTGTGTCTTAAGCAAACCTTCGACACCGAAGCAAAGATCGAACTAAAAGACGGTGAAATCGCAACCCAGGGGATCAAGCATATCATCAATCCCTACGACGAATTTGCCGTGGAAGAAGCCCTAAAGATCAAGGAAGCCCAGGGAGGAGAAGTAACAGTAATCAGCGTAGGAGATGACCAAGCCCAGGAAGCGCTGCGTCAAGCATTAGCGATGGGTGCAGACAAAGCCGTGCTGGTGAAAAACCCCCAGGGAGACGAATACGCCGTAGCGAAAGTACTGGCCGAAGCAGTGGCAGGGATGGAATACGACCTAATATTAGGCGGTCATGTAGCCATCGATGACGGTTCAGGCCAGGTAGCAACCCGACTGGCACAGGAATTAGACCTGCCCCAGGTAAACGTAGTAACCAAATTAGAGCTAAAAGACGGTCAAGCCGAATGTACTCGAGAAATCGAAGGAGGCAGTGAAATAGTAGAAACACCACTGCCCGCAGTAGTCACCTGTCAAAAAGGATTAAACGAACCCCGCTACCCCAGCCTGAAAGGCATTATGCAGGCCAAGAAAAAAGAACTAAAGCAGGTAACACCCGAAGAGCTGGGAGTCGAAGTAGAAAAGCAAGTAGAAATATTAGAAATATTCCTGCCGCCCAAGAAAGAAGCAGGGAAAATCATCGAAGGCGAAGCCGAAGAAGCCGGGAAAGAATTAGTGCGGCTGTTAAAAGAAGAAGCCAAAGTAATCTAA
- a CDS encoding electron transfer flavoprotein subunit alpha/FixB family protein translates to MAIWVIAEQRDGELKKVSLEMLSKGQELAEELGTELEAVLIGDEIEGLADSLAAYGAAKVYVAEDEELGTYSSEGYSQVISELIEENEPDAVFFGHTAFGKDLAPRVAQKAGAGMVSDITAVEVEADQLVFTRPIYAGKAFTKSKVLSKPVVATFRPNVQDLGEAAETSANIETVDVDLADIRAKVKEVKQQSGGRVLLTEADIIVSGGRGMKGPENFDILEQMADVLGAAVGASRAAVDAGWREHQYQVGQTGKTVSPTLYIACGISGAIQHLAGMSSSKYIAAINKDEEANIFNMADYGIVNDLFKVVPVLTEEFKKVV, encoded by the coding sequence ATGGCTATATGGGTAATCGCCGAGCAGCGTGACGGCGAATTAAAGAAAGTAAGCTTAGAAATGTTGAGTAAGGGACAAGAATTAGCCGAAGAATTGGGAACAGAATTAGAAGCAGTACTGATAGGTGACGAAATAGAAGGACTGGCAGATAGCCTGGCAGCCTACGGAGCAGCAAAAGTATACGTAGCAGAAGACGAAGAGCTAGGCACCTATTCAAGCGAGGGATACAGTCAAGTAATCAGTGAGCTGATAGAAGAAAATGAACCCGATGCAGTATTTTTTGGGCACACCGCATTTGGTAAAGACCTAGCACCGCGGGTAGCCCAAAAAGCAGGAGCCGGCATGGTCAGCGACATAACCGCCGTAGAAGTAGAAGCGGACCAGTTAGTATTTACCCGCCCCATTTACGCCGGCAAAGCATTCACTAAGAGCAAAGTATTATCCAAACCGGTAGTAGCAACCTTCCGGCCCAACGTCCAAGACCTCGGCGAAGCAGCTGAAACAAGCGCCAACATAGAAACAGTAGATGTGGACCTAGCAGACATCCGCGCCAAAGTAAAAGAAGTAAAGCAGCAAAGCGGCGGCAGAGTACTGCTGACCGAGGCAGACATCATCGTCAGCGGCGGTCGGGGCATGAAAGGACCGGAGAACTTTGATATTTTGGAACAGATGGCAGACGTACTCGGAGCAGCAGTAGGTGCATCCCGGGCAGCAGTAGACGCCGGATGGCGTGAGCATCAGTATCAGGTGGGACAGACAGGAAAGACCGTATCACCAACACTTTATATTGCCTGCGGTATCAGCGGTGCTATCCAGCACCTAGCAGGCATGAGTTCTTCAAAATACATTGCCGCCATTAACAAGGATGAAGAAGCAAACATCTTTAATATGGCAGATTACGGCATTGTAAATGATTTGTTTAAGGTTGTACCGGTACTTACCGAGGAGTTTAAAAAGGTTGTTTAA
- a CDS encoding heterodisulfide reductase-related iron-sulfur binding cluster — protein sequence MTASRQLYWNIHGHGFMYLLFLVALVIFGYGIYRQYKLWRRGLPENRTDDIPTRIYNVLVHTFSHRRILREGYAGSMHGMIFYGFILFVLGTTVVALQADFGLEIYHGSLYLWLSLLLDLGGLAAIVGILLAYYRRYVLKPDRLDNKPDDGYSLHLLLLIIVTGFILEGFRITATQDPWAAWSPVGMVIGKVFGVMSAGALSGAHVFFWWLHLLLAFGFIAYLPYSKLLHIVTTPLNQFFSTLRPKGALAGIDFENEDLENYGVSQLEHFTWKQLFDTAACTRCGRCQDNCPAYLTKKPLSPKEMTQDLKAYLEDCGSAKQSIGTGEEVTAETAAAEEKSLVGDVFSEDTIWSCTTCRACQEQCPSLVEHIDKTIGMRRHLVLEESNFPAEVQTVFRNLENNSNPWGVGFAERAKWAEGLDVKILEEDSDVDILYWPGCAGAFDDRNKKVAAAVVKVLQAAGINFGILGTEEKCCGDSARRIGNEYLFQMTAEENIETIKSYGIKKIVTHCPHCFNTLKNEYPEFGADFEVVHHTQYIRELIDTGALPLCKSTDLEVTYHDSCYLGRYNDEYQAPRQVIDRLGGTIKEMEKNNNQSFCCGAGGGRMWMEETLGSRINEERTKQAVATGAGTVVTNCPFCLTMIEDGLKNYEDTEMNTFDIAELVEKALH from the coding sequence ATGACTGCTAGTCGTCAGCTTTACTGGAATATCCATGGACACGGTTTTATGTATCTCTTATTTTTGGTGGCACTGGTAATATTCGGATATGGTATTTACCGTCAATACAAGCTTTGGCGGAGGGGACTTCCGGAAAATAGAACAGATGATATACCGACACGCATTTATAATGTCTTGGTTCATACTTTCAGTCATCGGCGTATTTTACGGGAGGGTTATGCCGGCAGCATGCATGGCATGATTTTTTACGGCTTTATTTTATTCGTTCTGGGTACCACTGTCGTAGCTCTGCAGGCAGACTTTGGTTTAGAAATCTATCACGGCAGCTTATATTTATGGCTTTCCTTATTATTGGATTTGGGAGGCCTAGCTGCAATTGTCGGTATTTTGTTAGCATATTACCGCCGCTATGTGCTAAAACCGGACCGTTTGGACAACAAACCGGATGATGGTTATAGCTTGCATTTGCTGTTACTAATAATTGTCACCGGCTTTATCCTAGAAGGGTTCCGTATTACGGCAACTCAAGACCCATGGGCCGCTTGGTCACCGGTGGGAATGGTAATCGGAAAGGTATTTGGTGTTATGTCAGCCGGCGCTTTAAGTGGGGCTCATGTGTTCTTTTGGTGGTTGCACCTTCTTTTGGCTTTCGGCTTTATTGCATACCTGCCTTATTCCAAATTGCTGCATATTGTTACAACCCCATTAAATCAATTTTTCAGTACATTGAGGCCCAAAGGGGCATTAGCTGGTATTGATTTTGAGAATGAAGACCTGGAAAACTATGGTGTTTCTCAGCTTGAGCACTTTACGTGGAAACAGCTTTTTGATACCGCAGCCTGTACTCGCTGCGGCAGATGCCAGGATAACTGTCCCGCTTACCTGACAAAGAAGCCGTTGTCTCCAAAAGAAATGACTCAAGATTTGAAGGCTTATCTAGAAGATTGCGGCAGTGCTAAGCAGTCGATAGGTACCGGTGAAGAAGTGACTGCGGAAACGGCGGCAGCCGAAGAAAAATCTTTGGTCGGAGATGTGTTCAGCGAAGACACAATTTGGAGCTGTACCACTTGTCGAGCTTGTCAGGAGCAATGCCCGTCTTTGGTTGAGCATATAGATAAAACTATTGGTATGCGGCGGCATTTAGTATTGGAAGAAAGCAACTTCCCGGCAGAAGTTCAAACTGTATTCCGCAATTTAGAGAATAACTCTAATCCGTGGGGTGTGGGCTTTGCCGAGCGAGCAAAGTGGGCTGAGGGATTAGATGTGAAAATCCTAGAAGAAGACAGCGATGTGGATATACTTTACTGGCCCGGTTGCGCAGGTGCTTTTGATGACCGTAATAAAAAGGTTGCTGCTGCAGTGGTAAAAGTGCTGCAGGCCGCTGGAATTAATTTCGGGATTCTGGGCACGGAAGAAAAATGCTGCGGCGATTCTGCAAGACGCATTGGTAATGAATATTTGTTCCAGATGACTGCAGAAGAAAACATCGAAACCATTAAGTCATACGGCATCAAAAAGATAGTTACCCACTGCCCGCATTGCTTTAATACCTTAAAAAATGAATACCCAGAGTTTGGCGCTGATTTCGAAGTGGTCCACCATACTCAATATATTCGTGAACTTATTGACACCGGTGCACTGCCGCTTTGCAAATCTACGGATCTTGAAGTTACCTACCACGATTCCTGTTACTTGGGTCGCTACAATGACGAATATCAAGCACCGCGTCAGGTCATTGACCGGTTAGGCGGCACTATCAAGGAGATGGAAAAGAACAATAATCAAAGCTTCTGCTGCGGCGCAGGCGGTGGACGCATGTGGATGGAAGAAACATTGGGCAGCAGAATTAATGAGGAAAGAACGAAACAGGCTGTGGCGACCGGTGCCGGTACTGTAGTGACCAACTGTCCCTTCTGTCTCACCATGATTGAGGATGGTTTGAAGAACTATGAAGACACGGAAATGAACACTTTTGACATTGCTGAATTGGTAGAAAAAGCATTACATTAG
- a CDS encoding acetyl-CoA C-acetyltransferase, with product MKEVVIVSAVRTAVGSFGKSLNNSPAVDLGALVIKEALKRVNLDPAEVDEVIFGNVLQAGLGQNPARQASVKAGVPVEVPAYTLNIVCGSGLKTVGEAAQAIKAGEADVVMAGGMESMSMAPYLLEQSRWGQRMGDGKVADEMIKDGLWCAFNDIHMGITAENVAEKFNVSREEQDAFAFESQQRAIKAISEGKFKDEIVPVSIPQRKGEPVIFDTDEHPRATTLEKLASLRPAFKKGGTVTAGNASGINDGAAAVLVMSKDKADSLGLKPMAYIRSSATAGVDPAIMGVGPIPASQKALKRAGITVKDLDLVEANEAFASQAIAVCRELELKQEIVNVNGGAIAIGHPIGASGARIMITLLYEMIKRESGLGLATLCIGGGQGAALVLERK from the coding sequence TTGAAGGAAGTAGTGATAGTTAGTGCCGTCCGTACAGCAGTGGGTAGTTTCGGCAAGTCATTGAATAACTCCCCTGCCGTAGACTTAGGTGCTCTTGTTATTAAAGAAGCGCTAAAGCGAGTTAATCTAGACCCGGCGGAAGTTGATGAAGTTATTTTCGGAAATGTTCTCCAAGCGGGTTTAGGGCAAAACCCAGCCCGACAGGCATCTGTCAAAGCGGGGGTCCCGGTAGAAGTGCCGGCGTACACTTTAAACATCGTGTGTGGTTCAGGATTGAAGACAGTAGGGGAGGCAGCTCAGGCGATTAAGGCCGGTGAAGCAGATGTAGTGATGGCCGGGGGTATGGAAAGTATGAGTATGGCCCCTTATCTGTTGGAACAGTCTCGTTGGGGTCAACGTATGGGTGATGGTAAAGTTGCTGACGAGATGATTAAAGACGGCCTTTGGTGCGCATTTAATGATATTCATATGGGAATTACCGCAGAAAATGTTGCGGAAAAGTTTAATGTATCTCGGGAAGAACAGGATGCCTTCGCGTTTGAAAGTCAGCAGAGGGCAATTAAAGCGATTTCAGAGGGTAAGTTTAAGGATGAGATCGTACCTGTTTCAATACCGCAGCGCAAAGGCGAGCCCGTTATATTTGACACTGACGAGCATCCCCGGGCTACTACTTTGGAGAAATTGGCATCACTTAGGCCGGCATTTAAAAAAGGCGGTACTGTTACCGCAGGTAATGCATCAGGTATTAACGATGGTGCGGCAGCAGTATTGGTTATGTCCAAGGACAAAGCAGATAGTTTGGGTTTGAAGCCAATGGCCTACATTAGAAGTTCAGCAACAGCAGGTGTGGACCCGGCAATTATGGGAGTGGGACCTATTCCCGCATCCCAAAAGGCTTTAAAGCGTGCGGGTATAACTGTCAAGGATTTGGACTTGGTGGAAGCCAACGAAGCTTTTGCTTCTCAGGCTATTGCTGTTTGTCGCGAACTGGAACTGAAACAAGAAATAGTCAATGTTAATGGCGGTGCCATTGCCATTGGTCATCCTATCGGTGCAAGTGGCGCCAGAATTATGATTACTCTGCTTTATGAGATGATAAAGCGAGAAAGCGGATTGGGTCTGGCTACTCTGTGTATTGGCGGTGGCCAAGGCGCGGCGCTGGTCCTGGAGCGGAAATAG
- the hemE gene encoding uroporphyrinogen decarboxylase: MKNDLFLRACRREKVEYTPVWLMRQAGRYMEEYMKIRRKHTFLEMCKTPELAAEVTLQPVNRIGVDAAILFADILLPLEGMGMDLEFAKGEGPVLHNPVRNEQDVNNLRLIEPEEDVPYVLEAIKLVRKELDGRVPLIGFSGAPFTLASYMIEGGGSKTYLNCKSLMWQAPNVWHELMDKIAKVVVSYLKAQVEAGAQAVQVFDSWVGTLSPKDYQEYVMPHSRFVMEQLKETSVPVIHFANNASTMLEKVTEAGGDVIGVDWRINLDQAWQRIGYDKAIQGNLDPVTLMAPPKVIEQKVKDILEQADNRPGHIFNLGHGINKETPVENVIAMVEAVQKHSKRS; the protein is encoded by the coding sequence ATGAAAAACGATCTTTTTTTACGGGCCTGTAGGCGAGAAAAGGTGGAATACACGCCGGTATGGTTGATGCGTCAGGCTGGCAGGTACATGGAAGAATACATGAAAATCCGCAGAAAACATACTTTCCTAGAGATGTGTAAAACCCCTGAACTGGCTGCGGAAGTAACATTGCAGCCTGTTAACCGCATCGGTGTGGATGCCGCGATACTTTTTGCAGACATTCTACTGCCTTTGGAAGGTATGGGCATGGATTTGGAGTTTGCCAAAGGGGAGGGACCGGTGTTACACAATCCCGTACGCAATGAACAGGATGTAAATAATCTAAGACTGATCGAACCAGAAGAAGATGTGCCCTATGTTTTGGAGGCCATTAAATTAGTGCGCAAAGAATTGGATGGAAGGGTTCCACTAATCGGCTTTTCTGGTGCACCCTTTACTCTGGCCAGTTATATGATTGAAGGCGGCGGGTCAAAAACGTATTTAAACTGCAAAAGTTTGATGTGGCAGGCACCGAATGTTTGGCACGAACTAATGGATAAGATTGCTAAAGTAGTGGTTAGCTATTTGAAGGCTCAAGTAGAGGCCGGTGCTCAAGCGGTACAAGTTTTTGATTCTTGGGTGGGTACTCTTTCGCCTAAGGATTATCAGGAATATGTGATGCCCCATTCCCGTTTTGTCATGGAGCAGTTAAAGGAAACCAGCGTGCCGGTTATCCATTTTGCCAATAATGCTTCTACCATGCTGGAGAAAGTTACCGAAGCAGGCGGGGATGTAATCGGTGTTGATTGGCGGATAAACTTGGACCAAGCATGGCAGCGGATTGGCTATGATAAGGCCATACAAGGGAATTTAGACCCTGTTACTTTAATGGCACCGCCAAAGGTAATTGAACAGAAGGTAAAGGATATTCTTGAACAGGCGGATAACCGTCCGGGGCATATTTTTAATCTCGGTCATGGCATTAATAAGGAAACGCCGGTAGAGAATGTGATTGCTATGGTGGAAGCGGTACAGAAGCACAGTAAACGTAGTTAA
- the hemH gene encoding ferrochelatase — translation MQNKFGVLLMAFGGPDKPEAIEPFVSSLLGGKKLPPAAMEKIKERYRLIGGSSPLVKITKNQAQVLQKVLNIPVEVGLCYARPDIKKGISALIDLGVEKIIAVSLSPHYSRVSTGAYRNEVQRVMEEMKPPAEVVFARGWYDHPEAIKAYYERIKQALLQFPKKDRNDVEIIFSAHSLPTAYMAEGEPYVDELDATVRSLVQLLPGHQWHLAYQSKGGGKGDWLGPEVETVLDSLVQSGQANVLLVPLSFASDHVETLYDIDIIIKNHAKELGLNMQRSEALNDEPQFITALADIVQDIIQG, via the coding sequence ATGCAGAACAAATTTGGCGTACTGCTGATGGCTTTTGGCGGGCCGGATAAACCGGAAGCAATAGAACCTTTCGTTTCTAGCTTGCTTGGAGGTAAAAAACTTCCCCCTGCGGCAATGGAGAAAATTAAAGAAAGATATCGTTTAATCGGTGGTAGTTCACCGTTGGTGAAAATAACTAAAAACCAGGCGCAGGTATTACAAAAGGTATTGAATATTCCTGTGGAAGTGGGTTTATGTTACGCTCGACCCGATATTAAAAAGGGAATTTCCGCCCTGATTGATTTGGGTGTGGAAAAAATTATTGCAGTCAGTCTCTCGCCTCATTATTCTCGGGTAAGCACCGGCGCTTACCGTAATGAAGTTCAGCGTGTGATGGAAGAAATGAAACCGCCGGCAGAGGTTGTTTTTGCCCGGGGATGGTATGACCACCCGGAAGCAATAAAAGCATATTACGAAAGAATTAAGCAAGCATTGCTGCAATTTCCGAAAAAAGACCGCAACGATGTAGAAATAATTTTCAGTGCCCATAGTTTGCCTACTGCGTACATGGCAGAGGGTGAACCATATGTAGATGAGTTAGATGCTACAGTAAGGTCTTTGGTGCAGTTACTGCCGGGACATCAGTGGCACCTTGCCTACCAGAGCAAGGGCGGCGGTAAAGGTGACTGGCTGGGTCCGGAAGTTGAGACAGTTTTGGATAGTTTGGTGCAAAGTGGTCAAGCCAACGTGTTATTGGTGCCGCTAAGTTTTGCCTCTGACCATGTTGAAACTCTCTACGATATTGATATTATAATAAAAAATCATGCAAAAGAACTGGGCCTAAATATGCAGCGTTCAGAAGCGTTAAATGATGAGCCCCAGTTTATTACTGCCTTGGCAGACATTGTTCAAGATATTATTCAGGGCTAG